Proteins from a genomic interval of Asticcacaulis sp. AND118:
- a CDS encoding thioesterase family protein: MLNRIEDGVFITTLKVRDSECDAQGVVNNANYLVYMEYARHEFLEQQGVRFADLIPQKVFLMTSHMEIDFVNSLSGGQVFEVRSTVRRERAKIVFDQQVVRVADQAVCIRARVDVICKIDGRLTRGDWFDKYMPV; the protein is encoded by the coding sequence ATGCTCAACCGGATCGAGGACGGCGTTTTCATCACCACGCTCAAGGTGCGCGACTCCGAATGCGACGCGCAGGGCGTGGTCAATAACGCCAACTATCTCGTCTATATGGAGTATGCGCGGCACGAATTTCTGGAGCAGCAGGGCGTGAGGTTCGCCGATCTGATCCCGCAGAAGGTCTTTCTGATGACGTCGCACATGGAAATCGACTTCGTGAACTCGCTGAGCGGCGGGCAGGTCTTTGAGGTGCGCTCGACCGTGCGGCGCGAACGCGCCAAGATCGTCTTCGATCAGCAGGTGGTGCGCGTTGCCGATCAGGCCGTGTGTATCCGTGCGCGGGTCGATGTCATCTGCAAGATCGACGGCCGCCTGACGCGCGGCGACTGGTTCGACAAATACATGCCAGTATAA
- a CDS encoding YdcH family protein, translating to MHDDSNIRALFRPDSLQLVKNTPVESSSDVERRVIHREDLDHTNLELVTEEALEYQKDDLEPVMRETDPGIAALPLDAETVNLRTQLAHMRQEHKDLDDSIVALETMALPDQILIARLKRKKLALRDQITTLEDRIRPDIIA from the coding sequence ATGCATGATGACAGCAATATCCGCGCTCTATTCCGTCCCGATTCGCTGCAACTGGTGAAAAACACGCCGGTGGAATCGAGCAGCGATGTCGAACGCCGGGTGATTCATCGTGAAGACCTCGACCACACCAATCTGGAACTGGTGACCGAAGAGGCGCTGGAATACCAGAAGGACGATCTGGAGCCGGTGATGCGCGAAACCGATCCGGGGATAGCGGCCCTGCCGCTGGATGCCGAGACGGTCAATCTGCGCACTCAACTGGCGCACATGCGTCAGGAACACAAGGATCTGGACGATTCGATTGTGGCGCTTGAGACCATGGCCCTTCCGGATCAGATCCTGATCGCGCGCCTCAAGCGCAAGAAGCTGGCTCTGCGCGACCAGATCACCACGCTGGAAGACCGCATCCGCCCGGATATCATTGCGTAA
- a CDS encoding TIGR02444 family protein, which yields MSDFWDWAVAAYGGEGVADRCLELQDTHGQNVPLVLFAVWAGVRGVALDEETAEAAVDISRAYADTVVVPLRTIRQRMRAVVGDMDDAHREALRTRVKALEIEAERAQMEALSALVGTGAAEPQKTARDNLIAVAKLWARVVPRNPLIAFCDALSERGFLRYNT from the coding sequence ATGAGTGATTTCTGGGATTGGGCCGTGGCCGCCTATGGGGGCGAGGGCGTGGCGGACAGATGCCTCGAACTGCAGGACACGCACGGGCAGAACGTGCCGCTGGTTCTGTTTGCGGTTTGGGCCGGGGTAAGGGGCGTGGCGCTGGACGAAGAGACGGCAGAGGCGGCGGTCGATATTTCGCGCGCCTACGCCGATACGGTGGTCGTGCCCCTACGCACCATCCGCCAGCGGATGCGCGCCGTGGTTGGGGATATGGATGATGCGCACCGCGAAGCCCTGCGCACGCGGGTCAAAGCGCTGGAGATCGAGGCCGAACGCGCCCAGATGGAAGCCTTGTCGGCATTGGTCGGTACAGGGGCCGCCGAGCCACAAAAGACGGCGCGCGACAATCTGATTGCCGTGGCGAAGCTGTGGGCGCGGGTCGTGCCGCGAAATCCGCTGATTGCCTTCTGCGATGCTCTTTCGGAGCGCGGTTTTTTGAGGTATAATACTTAA
- a CDS encoding UbiX family flavin prenyltransferase yields the protein MAEANQRLIVAISGASGAVYGITALRMLRDLGIETHLVVSRAAALSLSAETDFTISDLNAMADQVHKVADIGATIASGSFRTLGMLVAPCSIKTMSEIATGVTSNLISRAADVVLKERRRLVLMVRESPLHLGHLRTMTAVTEMGAVVAPPVPAFYTRPQTLQDMVDQSVARALDLFGLDAPMTRWTGLRDE from the coding sequence ATGGCGGAAGCTAATCAAAGACTTATCGTGGCCATCTCCGGGGCGTCCGGCGCGGTCTACGGTATCACGGCACTCAGGATGCTCCGTGATCTGGGTATCGAGACCCATCTGGTCGTGTCGCGGGCTGCTGCCCTGTCGCTCAGCGCCGAAACCGATTTCACGATTTCCGACCTCAATGCCATGGCCGATCAGGTGCATAAGGTCGCCGATATCGGGGCGACGATCGCGTCGGGCTCGTTCCGTACGCTGGGGATGCTGGTGGCGCCCTGCTCGATCAAGACGATGAGCGAAATCGCCACAGGCGTGACCTCGAACCTGATCAGCCGGGCCGCCGATGTGGTGCTGAAAGAGCGGCGGCGGCTGGTGCTGATGGTGCGCGAAAGCCCGCTGCACCTGGGGCACCTGCGCACCATGACGGCGGTGACCGAGATGGGGGCGGTGGTCGCGCCGCCGGTGCCGGCCTTCTATACGCGCCCGCAGACCTTGCAGGACATGGTCGATCAGAGCGTGGCGAGGGCGCTGGACCTGTTCGGGCTCGACGCGCCGATGACGCGCTGGACCGGGCTCAGGGATGAGTGA
- a CDS encoding DUF465 domain-containing protein gives MSIEARVRELDHRHQVLKDTIARESRSPSADSLYLKELKRKKLKLKDEIDGIKSMMRQERTLETLQ, from the coding sequence ATGAGCATCGAAGCGAGAGTGCGTGAACTTGATCACCGTCATCAGGTCCTCAAGGACACTATCGCCCGCGAATCGCGTTCGCCCTCGGCGGACTCGCTCTATCTCAAGGAACTGAAGCGTAAGAAGTTGAAGCTTAAGGACGAAATCGACGGCATCAAGTCTATGATGCGACAGGAACGAACGCTTGAGACTCTCCAGTAG
- a CDS encoding ParD-like family protein encodes MGILKIDDDLHEEVRKAGSVMCRSANAQAEFWIRIGMIAEANPGLTFNDIVRLQLRGAGVRIEGLHDQIA; translated from the coding sequence ATGGGTATCCTCAAGATCGACGACGACCTGCACGAAGAGGTGCGTAAGGCCGGCAGCGTCATGTGCCGCTCGGCCAATGCCCAGGCCGAATTCTGGATACGCATCGGCATGATCGCCGAAGCCAATCCCGGCCTGACCTTCAACGACATCGTCCGCCTTCAGCTCCGCGGCGCAGGCGTCAGGATCGAGGGTCTTCATGATCAAATCGCCTGA
- the map gene encoding type I methionyl aminopeptidase codes for MIKSPDELRLMAQSGRLLAEVFHMLDRQTLIGRSTLDINDTVERFIVDELKSRPASKGQYGFAYVLNSSINEVICHGVPSRRDILKDGDIVNLDITLEKDGYIADSSKTYLIGNVSAAARRLVRVTQEAMWKGIRAVRPGATLGDIGFAIEKHAKAHGYSVVRDFCGHGIGREMHEDPSVLHFGRPGSGQTLREGMTFTIEPMLNQGTARSVTLDDEWTVVTRDGKLSAQWEHTVAVTATGVQVLTLREDERV; via the coding sequence ATGATCAAATCGCCTGACGAACTGCGCCTGATGGCCCAGAGCGGGCGACTGCTGGCCGAGGTCTTCCACATGCTCGATCGCCAGACCCTGATCGGACGCTCGACCCTCGACATCAACGACACCGTCGAACGCTTCATCGTTGACGAGCTTAAATCCCGCCCGGCCAGCAAGGGTCAGTACGGATTCGCCTACGTCCTCAACAGCTCGATCAACGAGGTCATCTGCCACGGCGTGCCCAGTCGCCGCGACATCCTGAAAGACGGCGATATCGTCAATCTCGACATCACCCTCGAAAAAGACGGCTATATCGCCGATTCCAGCAAGACCTACCTGATTGGCAATGTCTCCGCCGCGGCCCGCCGTCTCGTCCGCGTCACCCAGGAAGCCATGTGGAAGGGCATTCGCGCCGTCCGCCCCGGTGCCACACTCGGCGATATCGGCTTCGCTATCGAAAAACACGCCAAGGCCCACGGCTACAGCGTCGTGCGCGACTTCTGCGGCCACGGCATCGGACGCGAAATGCACGAAGACCCCAGCGTCCTGCACTTCGGCCGCCCCGGTTCCGGCCAGACGCTGAGAGAAGGCATGACCTTCACCATCGAACCTATGCTCAATCAGGGCACGGCCAGGTCGGTGACGCTGGACGACGAATGGACCGTCGTGACCCGCGACGGCAAGCTCTCGGCCCAGTGGGAACACACGGTCGCCGTCACGGCCACCGGCGTGCAGGTGCTGACCTTGCGTGAGGATGAGAGGGTTTGA
- a CDS encoding sialate O-acetylesterase, translating into MRHWLAGLIALGLPLTAQAQDKPLLGDMFRDHAVLQRDRPVPVWGEARPGETVTLTFGSNRVTAVSDASGRWRAELPPMSAGGPYVLEAAAGAARQTVSDVLVGDVFLCSGQSNMEWNLKDSDGATELIATSQNDTLRMMTVTKTQAFTPQTHFATPTDWQIASPATTPHWSAVCYTFARDLQTQTRVPVGLISSSWGGSKIQPWMSREALQKIGGYEAGLDMLDTYAADPGKAAQTYGQAFVRWWQASKGPGTPWAVTPQALSGWAAAPDVSRNFEDWGVKALADYNGPLWYAITVKLSADEAKQGATLSLGAIDDIDLTFVNGVAVGYTSAPPESRHYKLAPGSLKAGDNVIVVQAVDLWAKGGMFGQAARELRLADGKAKPLQTGWRYWQPPANVRFPPTAPWDPTGGLITLHQAMIAPIGPYALTGALWYQGESNTGEAAQYEALMAGLMADWRQQYGRDTAFLLVQLANFGAMPSAPVESGWAGVRDAQRRAALNDGNAAYAVTIDIGNPTDIHPRDKLTVGKRLSRAAQSLIYKAPLTPSGPVPVDAIRSNGQVTVRFASLDGALTARGGQVPLRFELCGEGWASCQYADAHIIGETVVLSGPLAATAARVRYCWGDSPVCNLTDAALPVSPFEISVK; encoded by the coding sequence ATGCGACACTGGCTTGCCGGACTGATTGCGCTGGGTCTGCCGCTGACGGCGCAGGCGCAGGATAAACCTCTATTGGGCGACATGTTCCGCGACCACGCCGTGCTTCAGCGCGACCGGCCCGTGCCGGTGTGGGGCGAGGCCAGGCCGGGCGAGACGGTGACCCTGACTTTCGGGTCCAACCGCGTCACGGCGGTAAGCGACGCTTCGGGTCGCTGGCGCGCCGAACTGCCGCCTATGTCGGCGGGTGGGCCCTATGTGTTGGAAGCCGCGGCCGGCGCAGCCAGGCAGACCGTGTCCGACGTGCTGGTCGGCGATGTCTTCCTCTGTTCCGGTCAGTCGAACATGGAATGGAACCTCAAGGACTCGGACGGGGCGACCGAGTTGATCGCCACGTCGCAAAACGACACCCTCCGCATGATGACGGTGACGAAAACGCAGGCCTTCACCCCGCAAACGCATTTCGCTACGCCGACCGACTGGCAGATCGCCTCGCCCGCCACCACGCCCCACTGGTCCGCGGTGTGCTATACCTTCGCCCGCGACCTCCAGACCCAGACCCGCGTGCCTGTCGGCCTGATCAGTTCGTCGTGGGGCGGGTCGAAGATCCAACCGTGGATGAGCCGCGAGGCCCTGCAAAAGATCGGCGGCTATGAGGCCGGGCTCGACATGCTCGACACCTATGCCGCCGATCCCGGCAAGGCGGCTCAAACCTATGGTCAGGCCTTTGTCCGCTGGTGGCAGGCCTCAAAGGGGCCGGGGACGCCGTGGGCGGTGACGCCGCAGGCGCTGAGCGGCTGGGCGGCGGCCCCCGATGTCAGCCGCAATTTCGAAGACTGGGGCGTCAAGGCGCTGGCCGATTATAACGGCCCGCTGTGGTACGCCATCACGGTGAAGCTCAGCGCCGACGAGGCGAAGCAGGGCGCGACGCTCAGCCTGGGGGCCATCGACGATATCGACCTGACCTTCGTCAATGGGGTGGCCGTGGGCTATACCTCGGCCCCGCCGGAATCCCGCCATTACAAGCTGGCGCCGGGCAGCCTGAAGGCCGGAGACAATGTTATCGTCGTGCAGGCGGTCGACCTGTGGGCCAAGGGCGGCATGTTTGGTCAAGCCGCGCGTGAACTGCGCCTTGCCGATGGCAAGGCCAAGCCCTTGCAGACGGGCTGGCGCTATTGGCAGCCGCCCGCCAATGTCCGCTTCCCGCCGACCGCGCCGTGGGATCCGACCGGCGGCCTGATCACGCTGCATCAGGCCATGATCGCGCCGATCGGACCTTACGCTCTGACCGGCGCCCTATGGTATCAGGGCGAGTCCAATACCGGCGAAGCGGCGCAGTACGAAGCGCTGATGGCGGGTTTGATGGCCGACTGGCGGCAGCAGTACGGGCGGGATACGGCCTTCCTTCTGGTGCAACTGGCCAATTTCGGGGCTATGCCGAGTGCACCCGTCGAGTCGGGCTGGGCCGGCGTGCGCGACGCCCAGCGCCGTGCGGCCCTGAATGACGGCAATGCCGCCTACGCCGTCACTATCGATATCGGCAACCCAACAGACATTCACCCGCGCGACAAGCTGACGGTCGGCAAGCGTTTGTCGCGCGCCGCGCAAAGCCTGATCTATAAGGCTCCGCTGACGCCTTCCGGGCCGGTGCCGGTCGACGCCATCCGCTCTAACGGTCAGGTCACAGTGCGCTTCGCCAGCCTTGACGGCGCTCTGACGGCACGCGGCGGGCAGGTGCCGTTGCGTTTCGAGTTGTGCGGCGAAGGCTGGGCCAGTTGCCAATATGCCGACGCACATATCATCGGCGAGACGGTGGTCCTCAGCGGGCCGCTGGCCGCTACGGCGGCGAGGGTGCGCTATTGCTGGGGGGATTCGCCGGTGTGCAATCTCACCGATGCCGCTCTGCCGGTCAGCCCGTTCGAGATTTCGGTCAAGTAA
- a CDS encoding PhoX family phosphatase: MSDSKFTGRHSDGDIEVNLSNNPSLSDVISERQSRRQMLGGMAAVAGLFGLSACGSDDDNKSAAVINAGQAGASTSGRVVTLNGSATQAASLNWTQTSGPSVTLTNATSGTPTFIAPSVATPTVLEFRLTAVDGQGRSTYQDTSVTVSPAQLGFTAVAKNKNDIVTVPEGYSVSVLYRLGDPILAGVAAYANNGTDTNFAGRAGDHHDGMAFFGLAATGTARDVNNSTRGLLVMNHENITAAYLHPNGPTTVAGARPEAEAIKEIEAHGVAIVEVTQTAGAWSYVQGGALNRRITPNTPMVLNGPARGDALLKTVYSTNGTAARGTINNCANGVNAWGTYLTCEENWAGYFRRGAGDNANRTARDVVALNRYGVSQGAGGANNWATVTAANTADQWKFSKWNTTVDTTKPADGTGDYRNEANQYGWVVEIDPYDVNSVPRKRTALGRMGHEGAWPANFVAGRKPVFYMGDDSRGEYFYKFVSATPWSAADANATDRLAIGDKYLDNGTLYVARFDATGQGVWLPLVFGTGPLTASATPYAFANQADVLINTRLAADAVGATKMDRPEWAAVNPANGEVYLTLTNNNAATRPLTGTNAANPRHYNDPVGATNNFGNPNGHIIRLREAGDNAESTTFQWDIYAFGAGADLDPTNINISGLDATNDFSSPDGLWFSRSSNAGGLVNPLLWIQTDDGAYTDVTNCMMLAAMPGRVGDGAARTLTNTGTGGVTATQATFVGKAPGMQLRRFLVGPKECEITGIDSTPDGRTLFVNIQHPGENGNAASITSNWPASQSGTTSGRPRSATIVITKTDGGVVAL; this comes from the coding sequence TCGCGCCGTCAGATGCTGGGCGGCATGGCCGCCGTAGCCGGTCTGTTCGGTCTGAGCGCCTGCGGCAGCGACGACGACAACAAATCGGCGGCCGTGATCAACGCCGGTCAGGCCGGCGCCTCGACTTCGGGCCGCGTCGTGACCCTCAACGGCAGCGCCACGCAGGCGGCTTCGCTGAACTGGACCCAGACATCCGGCCCGTCGGTGACGCTGACCAACGCCACGTCGGGCACGCCCACCTTCATCGCCCCGTCGGTCGCCACGCCGACCGTGCTGGAATTCCGTCTGACCGCCGTCGACGGTCAGGGCCGCAGCACCTATCAGGACACGTCGGTGACGGTCAGCCCGGCTCAGCTCGGCTTTACCGCCGTCGCCAAGAACAAGAACGACATCGTCACCGTGCCGGAAGGCTATTCGGTCAGCGTCCTCTACCGTCTGGGCGATCCGATCCTCGCCGGTGTCGCCGCCTACGCCAATAACGGCACCGACACCAATTTCGCCGGTCGCGCGGGCGATCACCACGACGGCATGGCCTTCTTCGGTCTGGCCGCCACGGGCACGGCGCGCGACGTCAACAACTCGACCCGCGGCCTGCTGGTGATGAACCACGAGAACATCACCGCCGCCTATCTGCACCCGAACGGCCCGACGACGGTCGCCGGGGCGCGCCCGGAAGCCGAAGCGATCAAGGAAATCGAAGCCCACGGCGTCGCTATCGTCGAAGTGACGCAGACCGCCGGCGCGTGGTCCTACGTTCAGGGCGGCGCGCTCAACCGCCGCATCACGCCGAACACGCCCATGGTCCTCAACGGCCCGGCGCGCGGCGATGCGCTGCTCAAAACCGTCTATTCGACCAACGGCACCGCGGCACGCGGCACGATCAACAACTGCGCCAACGGCGTCAACGCCTGGGGCACGTACCTGACCTGTGAAGAAAACTGGGCCGGCTACTTCCGTCGCGGCGCGGGCGACAACGCCAACCGCACGGCCAGGGACGTCGTCGCCCTGAACCGCTACGGCGTGTCGCAGGGCGCGGGCGGGGCCAATAACTGGGCCACGGTCACCGCCGCCAATACCGCTGATCAGTGGAAATTCTCCAAGTGGAACACCACGGTCGACACCACCAAACCCGCCGACGGCACGGGCGACTACCGCAACGAAGCCAACCAGTACGGCTGGGTGGTCGAAATCGACCCCTATGACGTCAACTCCGTGCCGCGCAAGCGTACGGCGCTGGGCCGCATGGGTCACGAAGGCGCATGGCCGGCCAATTTCGTCGCGGGCCGCAAGCCGGTCTTCTATATGGGCGACGACTCGCGCGGCGAATATTTCTACAAGTTCGTCTCGGCCACGCCGTGGTCCGCTGCCGACGCCAATGCCACCGACCGTCTGGCCATCGGCGACAAGTATCTCGACAACGGCACGCTCTATGTCGCGCGCTTCGACGCCACGGGCCAGGGCGTGTGGCTGCCGCTGGTCTTCGGCACCGGCCCGCTGACCGCCTCCGCCACGCCGTACGCCTTCGCCAATCAGGCCGACGTGCTGATCAACACCCGTCTGGCCGCCGACGCCGTCGGCGCGACCAAGATGGACCGTCCGGAATGGGCGGCGGTGAATCCGGCCAATGGCGAGGTCTACCTGACCCTGACCAACAACAATGCCGCGACCCGTCCGCTGACCGGCACCAATGCTGCCAATCCGCGTCACTATAACGACCCGGTCGGCGCGACGAACAACTTCGGTAACCCGAACGGCCATATCATCCGTCTGCGCGAAGCCGGCGACAACGCCGAGTCTACCACCTTCCAGTGGGACATCTACGCTTTCGGCGCCGGTGCGGACCTCGATCCGACCAACATCAACATCTCCGGCCTCGACGCCACCAACGACTTCTCCAGCCCGGACGGTCTGTGGTTCTCGCGCAGCAGCAATGCCGGCGGTCTGGTCAATCCGCTGCTGTGGATTCAGACGGACGACGGCGCCTATACCGACGTCACCAACTGCATGATGCTAGCGGCCATGCCGGGCCGCGTCGGTGACGGCGCTGCGCGCACCCTCACCAATACGGGCACGGGCGGCGTGACGGCCACGCAGGCCACCTTCGTCGGCAAAGCGCCGGGGATGCAACTGCGCCGCTTCCTGGTCGGGCCGAAGGAGTGCGAAATCACCGGTATCGACTCGACGCCGGACGGTCGCACCCTGTTTGTCAATATCCAGCACCCGGGTGAGAACGGCAACGCGGCCAGCATCACCTCGAACTGGCCCGCCAGCCAGTCGGGCACGACCTCGGGCCGTCCGCGCTCGGCCACCATCGTCATCACCAAGACGGACGGCGGTGTGGTCGCGCTTTAA